Proteins co-encoded in one Sporosarcina sp. FSL K6-1522 genomic window:
- the nhaC gene encoding Na+/H+ antiporter NhaC — protein MVKTKRKPTLFEAVSCLIFMGLIIGIGFGIFKIGIQILLVVSAAYAAFIGKRVGLTWEEMERGVSVRLGNVMPAIFILFAVGIVIGSWVYSGTVPMLIYYGLKFINPTYFLVTAFVIVAIVSTATGTAWGSTATAGVALMGIAVQLNIPLGMAAGAVIAGGVFGDKLSPLSDTTNLAPLVCEVNLFAHIKHMLYTTIPAALIGMIVYIIVGLKLYGNEKVDTTAIQSLMAELDSIYNWNIFMCLPFIVIFWGAYYKKPTVPIMLLSSIVAVIVGMLSNGFSFVDGMQSMVNGFNISMVNVAGFDTTAISETVLKLINRGGIFSMTTIAVTIICGYAFAGIVEVAGCLDVILTSFYNKVEKVWQLIGVTIAGSVALVFTAGVASISIIMVGTLLKDAYDKMGLDRRNLSRTLEDAGTMLLPFVPWGVSGIFYLEVLGVGPGSYWMWAVSCYLCIVFAMFFGFTGIAIAKSDKNTTASHAIKPQKEKSLV, from the coding sequence ATGGTTAAAACAAAAAGAAAGCCAACGCTGTTCGAGGCAGTATCCTGTCTTATTTTCATGGGGTTAATTATCGGGATCGGCTTCGGAATTTTTAAAATTGGAATTCAGATTTTACTTGTGGTATCTGCAGCCTATGCGGCCTTTATTGGAAAAAGAGTTGGTCTCACGTGGGAAGAAATGGAACGAGGGGTATCCGTCCGTTTAGGTAATGTCATGCCTGCGATTTTCATCTTGTTTGCAGTAGGAATTGTCATCGGTAGCTGGGTGTATTCAGGTACTGTTCCAATGCTGATTTATTATGGACTCAAATTCATTAATCCAACGTACTTTTTAGTGACGGCATTTGTCATCGTGGCAATTGTTTCGACCGCGACCGGAACGGCCTGGGGGTCTACCGCTACAGCCGGCGTGGCCTTGATGGGGATCGCTGTGCAATTGAATATTCCATTAGGAATGGCTGCTGGGGCTGTCATTGCCGGTGGTGTCTTTGGGGATAAACTCTCCCCATTGTCAGATACCACGAATTTAGCGCCTCTAGTGTGTGAAGTCAATCTTTTCGCTCATATCAAACATATGTTATATACGACTATTCCCGCAGCACTCATCGGAATGATTGTGTATATCATTGTAGGTTTGAAATTATACGGAAACGAAAAAGTGGATACTACCGCTATCCAATCATTAATGGCCGAGCTAGATTCCATTTATAACTGGAACATCTTCATGTGCTTACCATTTATCGTTATTTTCTGGGGGGCCTATTATAAAAAGCCAACAGTGCCAATTATGCTCCTTTCTTCTATTGTAGCTGTCATTGTCGGGATGTTATCTAATGGTTTTAGCTTCGTCGATGGTATGCAATCAATGGTAAACGGTTTCAATATTTCAATGGTGAATGTAGCAGGTTTTGATACAACGGCTATATCGGAAACCGTTCTGAAACTGATTAATCGTGGAGGCATTTTCTCAATGACAACCATTGCCGTGACCATTATTTGCGGCTATGCGTTTGCAGGGATTGTGGAAGTCGCAGGCTGTTTAGATGTCATACTCACATCATTCTACAACAAGGTAGAGAAAGTTTGGCAACTCATTGGCGTAACAATCGCGGGAAGTGTTGCACTTGTCTTTACTGCTGGAGTGGCATCCATCTCTATTATTATGGTAGGTACATTACTTAAAGATGCCTATGACAAAATGGGACTAGACCGAAGAAATCTCTCACGTACTTTGGAAGATGCCGGAACAATGCTTTTACCTTTCGTACCTTGGGGTGTATCAGGTATTTTCTATCTTGAAGTATTAGGAGTAGGTCCAGGAAGCTATTGGATGTGGGCAGTTTCGTGTTATTTATGTATTGTCTTTGCAATGTTCTTCGGTTTTACCGGAATCGCTATCGCAAAATCCGACAAAAATACAACGGCATCTCATGCCATAAAGCCTCAAAAGGAAAAGTCTTTAGTGTAA
- a CDS encoding QueT transporter family protein, producing the protein MKVKTMATSGIIAALYVAVTFLVTPFGFTLIQFRISEMFNHLVVFNKKYIFGIIVGVFIANLLFSPVAVDIIFGVLHSAIALSITIFSAKFINGIFKRMLFNTVVFTATMIIIAFQLSFFADIPEFNGLPFLLIYLTLAIGEFIVMAIGIPLMIALNKRLKFEKLI; encoded by the coding sequence ATGAAGGTTAAAACAATGGCAACGAGTGGCATTATTGCTGCTTTGTATGTTGCTGTTACATTTTTAGTCACACCATTTGGATTTACACTCATTCAATTTCGTATTTCAGAAATGTTCAACCATCTTGTGGTTTTCAATAAGAAATACATTTTCGGGATTATAGTCGGTGTATTCATAGCGAACCTACTATTCTCACCAGTAGCTGTTGATATCATTTTCGGGGTACTTCATTCAGCAATTGCTCTTTCCATAACGATTTTTTCCGCAAAATTTATCAATGGAATCTTCAAACGAATGCTCTTTAATACTGTCGTCTTTACAGCTACGATGATTATCATTGCATTTCAACTGAGCTTTTTTGCAGACATTCCCGAATTCAATGGACTGCCGTTCTTACTTATTTATCTAACGCTGGCGATTGGTGAATTCATCGTCATGGCGATTGGTATTCCACTTATGATTGCGTTAAATAAACGATTAAAGTTCGAAAAGCTTATTTAA
- a CDS encoding helix-turn-helix domain-containing protein, with protein MAEQTHVNAICTKVEECYHIIGRKWTGLIISSMMAGPKRFSEIHTYIPALSKRMLNERMKELEDEGIVLRNVITERPVRTEYSLTKKGHDLGVALQAVESWAEKWL; from the coding sequence TTGGCGGAACAAACACATGTAAACGCGATTTGTACAAAAGTGGAAGAATGCTATCATATCATCGGGAGGAAATGGACGGGTTTAATTATTTCTTCTATGATGGCAGGCCCAAAACGATTTAGTGAAATTCATACGTATATCCCTGCATTAAGCAAACGAATGCTTAATGAGCGCATGAAAGAGCTTGAAGATGAAGGCATTGTGTTGCGAAATGTCATTACGGAGCGTCCTGTCAGAACAGAATACTCCTTAACAAAAAAAGGACATGATTTAGGCGTTGCACTTCAAGCTGTCGAATCTTGGGCTGAAAAGTGGTTGTAA
- a CDS encoding excisionase family DNA-binding protein, with translation MYITIQETAEHLGMPIEQVRKYVLEGRIRSVYDGEQFLINKAQFGRYFEQLELLKQQIDEWRSEPIPPDRDIKDED, from the coding sequence ATGTATATTACAATCCAAGAAACCGCCGAACATCTCGGGATGCCTATCGAACAAGTGCGAAAGTATGTGCTCGAGGGCCGCATTCGCTCCGTTTATGACGGCGAGCAATTCCTCATTAATAAAGCTCAATTCGGTCGCTACTTCGAGCAACTCGAATTATTGAAACAGCAAATCGACGAATGGCGTAGCGAACCTATTCCACCTGATCGTGATATAAAAGATGAGGATTGA
- a CDS encoding MFS transporter codes for MDMKKKKIHYAWWVLVGLVLMVGLAKGGIMTAGGLFLTPVTEDLGIGMGSLTLYFSISSIVTMLFLPIAGKIIAKYDIRVILITSIILQAGSFAMFGLMNSVWGWYLFSIPMSIGSVFVTQIAGPVLINNWFKKHNGLAMGIMVAAGGAFGAILQPMAGNLILSGGWRSTYIILGVLVMAIVIPVVFLTIRMAPKQKGLLPYGMDAEQKIDETATKKSANTEANRGVTAAVAKKSSAFYALFIFFFFITAISSFGQHVAPFAMGLGYDVAFAGQAMGGWQVGVLIGALAFGVLSDKFGARNTAIFAMLLGLVPVTILILVPENAMFFTIAIAIYGFIVASLGTLGPLLTTALFGNKEYGQIYALAVVGLAVAGIVALPAYGYIFQWTGSYTLALYSILAMLVLNVIAIIFAFKGKKKLEQAGLWN; via the coding sequence ATGGATATGAAAAAGAAAAAAATTCATTATGCATGGTGGGTTTTGGTCGGTTTAGTACTTATGGTTGGTTTGGCCAAGGGCGGTATTATGACAGCTGGTGGATTATTTTTAACACCTGTCACCGAGGATTTAGGTATTGGAATGGGAAGCTTAACGCTATACTTCAGTATTTCTTCAATTGTAACGATGCTGTTCCTGCCGATTGCAGGGAAAATCATTGCGAAGTATGACATTCGAGTGATTTTAATTACGAGTATTATTTTACAAGCAGGATCGTTTGCGATGTTCGGTTTGATGAATTCGGTGTGGGGTTGGTATTTGTTCTCAATTCCGATGTCGATTGGTTCAGTATTCGTGACACAAATTGCAGGTCCAGTTCTTATTAACAACTGGTTTAAAAAGCATAATGGTCTAGCGATGGGGATTATGGTCGCTGCAGGCGGTGCGTTTGGGGCAATCCTTCAACCGATGGCGGGGAATTTGATTCTGAGTGGTGGCTGGAGAAGTACGTACATTATTTTAGGTGTTCTTGTAATGGCGATTGTGATTCCAGTTGTCTTTTTGACAATTCGTATGGCGCCGAAACAAAAAGGGTTACTACCATACGGTATGGATGCTGAGCAAAAGATAGATGAAACAGCTACAAAGAAATCAGCAAATACAGAGGCAAACCGTGGAGTTACAGCTGCAGTTGCTAAAAAATCAAGTGCGTTTTATGCGTTATTTATTTTCTTCTTCTTCATCACGGCAATCAGTAGTTTCGGGCAGCACGTTGCACCGTTTGCGATGGGCTTAGGTTATGATGTTGCATTTGCAGGTCAAGCAATGGGTGGCTGGCAAGTTGGTGTACTGATTGGTGCACTAGCGTTTGGGGTCTTAAGTGATAAATTTGGTGCGAGAAATACGGCAATCTTTGCGATGCTGTTAGGACTTGTCCCAGTTACTATTCTGATCTTAGTACCAGAAAATGCGATGTTCTTCACAATTGCGATTGCGATTTATGGTTTCATCGTTGCTTCACTTGGAACATTAGGGCCTCTTTTAACAACAGCACTCTTTGGTAACAAAGAATACGGTCAAATTTATGCGTTGGCTGTAGTTGGACTAGCTGTTGCTGGGATTGTTGCTCTACCAGCTTACGGGTACATCTTCCAATGGACAGGCAGTTACACACTTGCACTTTACTCGATTCTTGCGATGTTAGTGTTGAATGTGATTGCGATTATCTTCGCTTTCAAAGGTAAAAAGAAACTTGAACAAGCAGGATTGTGGAATTAA
- a CDS encoding PucR family transcriptional regulator ligand-binding domain-containing protein, translating into MNSFDIKLVAGEAGMYNSVKWVHMVENEEISSFLDGGEIVFTTGIGIFEAKDFDLLSLVKENIQNGASGMVVNVGPYIPEISETVIAYCNRLGFPLFVVPWEVKMARIIKVFCLYILEAEKYEMEISEALEKALHFPKQDNIYAPVLEKYGFHPDNKIQISVLAGEFKIDEKTTLVDELLQKINYITYQLDGKVTISKSDKHYILFSANMDEAKIHVFSNRLTEFLNSKLKDPEIHWAIGSEIKQLHDIHKSYLRVKNLLKINQRAMIFNPITDDHNLGAYELLMEYADKTGAKEYINNMIEPLFEYDRMNNTDLCVVLSLYLESNGRVNDVAQKLFVHRNTINYKIKKIENLLSCDLSDFFVRLNLAVAFMMKAVL; encoded by the coding sequence GTGAATAGTTTCGATATTAAACTTGTCGCTGGAGAGGCAGGCATGTACAATTCCGTTAAATGGGTACATATGGTTGAGAATGAGGAAATTTCATCTTTTTTAGATGGAGGAGAAATTGTCTTCACGACAGGGATTGGTATTTTCGAAGCAAAGGACTTCGATTTATTATCTCTTGTTAAAGAAAATATCCAAAATGGTGCAAGCGGTATGGTTGTCAATGTAGGACCTTATATTCCCGAAATTAGCGAAACGGTCATCGCCTATTGTAATCGTTTAGGATTTCCACTGTTTGTTGTACCTTGGGAAGTGAAAATGGCTCGTATTATCAAAGTGTTTTGTCTTTACATATTAGAAGCTGAAAAATACGAAATGGAAATTTCCGAAGCACTAGAGAAGGCGCTTCATTTCCCCAAACAGGATAATATATATGCTCCAGTGTTGGAAAAATACGGCTTCCACCCTGATAACAAAATACAGATTTCCGTCCTGGCAGGCGAGTTCAAAATAGACGAAAAAACAACATTGGTGGACGAACTCTTACAAAAAATTAATTACATCACGTATCAATTAGACGGAAAAGTCACTATTTCAAAATCAGACAAACACTATATACTATTTTCCGCAAATATGGATGAAGCGAAAATTCATGTATTTTCCAATAGACTCACTGAATTTCTTAACAGCAAGTTAAAAGATCCAGAAATCCATTGGGCAATTGGAAGTGAAATTAAACAACTACATGACATTCATAAAAGCTATCTAAGAGTCAAAAACTTATTGAAAATAAATCAACGGGCTATGATTTTCAACCCAATTACGGATGATCATAACTTAGGTGCTTATGAATTATTAATGGAGTATGCAGATAAAACTGGCGCAAAGGAATATATCAACAACATGATTGAACCACTCTTTGAATACGATCGCATGAACAACACAGATCTTTGTGTAGTTTTAAGCTTATACTTAGAAAGTAATGGACGAGTCAATGATGTAGCACAAAAACTATTTGTCCATCGCAACACCATCAATTACAAGATTAAAAAAATCGAAAATCTATTATCATGCGATCTATCCGACTTTTTTGTGCGTCTCAATCTCGCCGTCGCTTTTATGATGAAAGCAGTGTTATAA
- a CDS encoding NAD/NADP octopine/nopaline dehydrogenase family protein — MKVHKVAILGAGNGGITAAADLKSKGFEVSLYEMPQFSSNLEGCKKKGGILLKDLHSEAFYPIDLVTTDIEEAIHGAEVVMLTVPGFAIETFAEILAPVISEEQIILLNGAAAMGCVRFVNKAQEMGLDKKFNIAETNSLTYGTRAFPDEAIAEMSLRVKKIFLAAYPHEDTERLLGICSQLYDCFVAADNIWHTTLENGNPEVHPGPCLLNAGRIDFSKGEFWLYKEGITEHTVRVLRAIESERMAIGKAFGFELENAVQSRARRGYFSNEEEDLQTLFNTSEVFTKIKGPISIKSRYFTEDISSGLVLWSDLGKVAGVPTPNIDAVIVLGGTLLRQDFFNEGLDLKKLGLDGLSVQQLINQV; from the coding sequence TTGAAAGTACATAAAGTTGCAATATTAGGTGCAGGGAACGGTGGAATTACCGCTGCCGCAGATTTGAAAAGTAAAGGTTTTGAAGTATCTTTGTACGAAATGCCGCAATTCTCCAGCAATTTAGAAGGATGTAAAAAGAAAGGCGGCATTCTATTAAAAGACTTACATAGCGAAGCCTTCTATCCTATTGATTTAGTCACGACAGACATAGAAGAAGCCATTCATGGCGCGGAAGTTGTCATGTTAACAGTTCCTGGATTCGCGATTGAAACTTTTGCAGAAATACTCGCACCCGTCATTTCTGAAGAGCAAATCATTTTGCTAAATGGTGCAGCTGCAATGGGCTGCGTTCGCTTTGTCAATAAAGCGCAGGAAATGGGCTTAGATAAGAAATTCAACATCGCCGAAACGAATTCTTTAACATACGGTACACGGGCATTCCCTGATGAAGCTATTGCGGAAATGTCATTACGTGTGAAAAAGATCTTCTTGGCAGCGTATCCGCACGAAGATACAGAAAGACTCCTTGGCATCTGCTCACAATTATATGATTGCTTTGTAGCTGCAGATAACATCTGGCACACCACCCTTGAGAACGGGAATCCAGAAGTTCATCCCGGTCCTTGTTTACTGAATGCAGGACGTATTGATTTTTCAAAGGGAGAATTTTGGTTATATAAAGAAGGAATTACTGAGCATACAGTTAGAGTTTTACGAGCAATCGAAAGCGAAAGAATGGCCATCGGAAAGGCTTTTGGATTCGAATTGGAAAACGCTGTGCAAAGTAGAGCAAGAAGAGGCTACTTCAGCAACGAAGAGGAGGACTTACAGACCCTTTTCAATACCAGTGAAGTTTTTACAAAGATTAAAGGCCCTATCAGCATAAAATCTCGGTATTTTACAGAAGACATTTCAAGCGGACTTGTTCTCTGGTCAGATTTAGGAAAAGTTGCAGGAGTGCCTACACCAAACATTGATGCCGTTATCGTACTTGGGGGTACGTTATTACGACAAGACTTCTTCAACGAAGGGTTAGATTTGAAAAAGCTAGGCTTGGATGGCTTATCTGTCCAGCAATTAATCAATCAAGTATAA
- a CDS encoding SDR family oxidoreductase: protein MKKLEGKVAIITGGAGGIGMGMATAMVKEGAKVVIVDLNQEVGEKTVKQLQEHSPESMFIQADLTEHAKLGDIVKQVADKYGKLDILVNNAHASKMASIEETTQAELDFSFNTGFYPTFYLMQAALPYLKESQGKIINFSSGAGINGDVNQASYAAAKEAIRAITRVAANEFGPFGINVNLISPIAKSPGMIQWAEENPEYYQGMLSKIPMRRLGEVESDIGRVAVFLASEDSDYITGQTIMVDGGATKLR, encoded by the coding sequence ATGAAGAAATTAGAAGGTAAAGTGGCTATTATTACAGGTGGCGCAGGCGGTATTGGGATGGGTATGGCAACAGCGATGGTTAAAGAAGGCGCAAAAGTTGTGATTGTCGATTTGAATCAAGAAGTAGGCGAGAAAACGGTTAAACAATTACAGGAGCATTCACCTGAATCAATGTTCATTCAAGCTGATTTAACGGAACACGCTAAGCTTGGTGATATCGTAAAGCAAGTAGCTGACAAATACGGTAAGCTTGATATTTTGGTAAACAATGCACATGCTTCGAAAATGGCATCAATTGAAGAAACAACGCAAGCAGAACTTGACTTTTCGTTTAATACTGGGTTTTACCCAACATTTTACCTTATGCAAGCAGCTCTTCCTTACCTAAAAGAATCACAAGGGAAAATTATTAACTTCTCATCTGGTGCTGGTATTAACGGCGATGTAAATCAGGCTTCTTATGCGGCTGCAAAAGAAGCGATTCGTGCAATCACACGTGTAGCTGCGAATGAGTTTGGTCCATTCGGCATTAATGTAAACTTAATTTCTCCAATTGCTAAATCCCCTGGCATGATTCAGTGGGCAGAAGAAAATCCAGAATACTATCAAGGAATGCTTTCTAAAATTCCGATGAGAAGACTTGGAGAAGTGGAAAGTGATATTGGGCGTGTAGCTGTATTCTTGGCGAGCGAGGATTCTGATTATATTACAGGACAAACAATCATGGTAGATGGCGGAGCAACTAAATTACGTTAA
- a CDS encoding EamA family transporter — translation MSQRISYVVVLIGAILWGTTGTAQTFLPTVHPLAVGAARLAVGGFSLLIILLLMRKINFQNWPWKSTFYAAISMAIFQYLFFSSVRLTGVAIGTVVTIGSSPVFSGIIEWLLLKRRPTRLWVMATTLAIIGCGLLFLNRDGIVVNPLGVAMSLGAGLLFAFYTLVNKEVLEKEEAVPAVAVIFSMSALMLLPFLFVFDTTGLVTGKGISVVLYLGLATTSVAYVLFSAGLKQIPSSSAVTLSLAEPLTAAVLSVIIVGEQLNGTSWLGVGLLLGGILVLTLSGRKVKQSKGALE, via the coding sequence TTGTCACAGCGAATTTCATATGTAGTCGTACTCATAGGGGCGATTCTTTGGGGGACGACGGGTACTGCACAGACATTTTTACCAACGGTTCATCCGCTAGCAGTAGGGGCGGCAAGGCTAGCTGTCGGTGGGTTTTCATTGCTTATTATTTTATTACTGATGCGTAAGATTAATTTCCAAAATTGGCCGTGGAAGTCGACATTTTATGCTGCCATTTCGATGGCAATTTTCCAGTACTTATTTTTTTCATCGGTCAGGTTAACAGGAGTGGCAATCGGTACGGTAGTCACAATTGGGAGTTCTCCGGTTTTTTCTGGCATTATTGAATGGTTATTATTGAAGCGGCGCCCTACAAGGTTGTGGGTGATGGCGACAACACTTGCCATTATTGGCTGTGGCTTATTATTTTTAAACCGCGACGGCATTGTTGTTAATCCGCTAGGAGTTGCGATGTCTCTCGGAGCTGGGCTATTGTTTGCGTTCTATACTCTTGTGAACAAGGAGGTGCTCGAAAAGGAAGAGGCTGTACCAGCGGTTGCAGTAATCTTTTCGATGAGTGCATTGATGCTATTACCGTTTTTGTTCGTATTTGATACAACGGGGCTGGTAACGGGGAAGGGCATAAGTGTTGTACTTTATCTTGGGCTTGCAACGACAAGTGTTGCATATGTTCTTTTTTCAGCAGGGTTGAAACAAATTCCTTCGTCCTCGGCCGTTACGCTGTCGCTTGCCGAACCATTGACGGCAGCGGTTTTGAGTGTGATTATTGTGGGCGAACAACTGAATGGCACATCCTGGCTCGGTGTTGGATTGTTACTTGGCGGGATTCTTGTATTGACGTTGAGTGGGCGGAAAGTGAAACAGTCCAAAGGGGCGCTTGAATAG
- a CDS encoding MIP/aquaporin family protein, with translation MSAFLGELVGTMILVTLGCGVVGGVVLNKTKSQDSGWIVITMGFGFAVAVAIYAVGGISGAHLNPAVTIGFAMIGAFPWENVPAYILAQLIGALIGAIIVYINYLPHWKETNDQEQKLVIFSTIPAIRKPLSNVVSEMIGTFVLVLGILAIGANEFTEGLNPLIIGFLILSIGLSLGGTTGFAINPARDLGPRIAHFFLPIPGKGSSDWRYAWVPIVGPLLGGTFGALFYQQLFNGVHSVAFWVVGGFCVAAILSAYFTNNMGKNM, from the coding sequence GTGTCGGCATTTTTAGGTGAATTAGTCGGGACGATGATCTTAGTGACTTTAGGTTGTGGTGTTGTAGGAGGCGTCGTGCTTAACAAAACGAAATCACAAGATTCTGGTTGGATTGTCATCACGATGGGCTTCGGTTTCGCTGTAGCGGTAGCGATTTATGCAGTAGGCGGGATCAGCGGCGCCCATCTTAATCCTGCAGTGACAATCGGATTCGCCATGATTGGAGCCTTTCCTTGGGAAAACGTTCCAGCATATATTTTAGCACAACTCATTGGTGCTTTGATCGGGGCAATTATTGTTTACATCAACTATTTACCACACTGGAAAGAAACAAACGATCAAGAGCAAAAGCTCGTTATATTTTCAACCATTCCAGCCATAAGAAAGCCACTTTCCAATGTTGTAAGTGAAATGATCGGTACATTCGTACTCGTCCTTGGCATATTAGCCATCGGTGCAAATGAATTTACGGAAGGACTTAATCCGCTTATTATCGGATTTCTTATCCTCTCCATAGGGTTATCACTAGGCGGAACAACCGGCTTCGCGATTAACCCCGCTCGTGACTTAGGTCCACGAATTGCACACTTTTTCTTACCCATTCCTGGAAAAGGCTCATCTGATTGGCGTTATGCTTGGGTTCCAATCGTTGGCCCATTGCTTGGTGGAACATTTGGAGCGCTATTTTATCAACAACTGTTCAATGGGGTACATTCTGTGGCTTTTTGGGTTGTGGGAGGATTTTGTGTTGCTGCAATTCTAAGTGCATATTTTACGAACAATATGGGTAAAAATATGTAG
- a CDS encoding sulfite exporter TauE/SafE family protein, whose amino-acid sequence MALSLNEILFLVVVFLANTIESMTGFAGTLLAMPASMQLIGVDEAKTVLNMMSLICCLWVAIGTYKHTNWKELMKITIFMLVGMAIGIMLFDYAPTTILLKVYAVLIIAVALQKFLQKKVIPIPEIGLIIILIMAGAIHGMFLSGGSLLVIYAATVLKDKKEFRATLAPLWVILDSFMFVNQIRLGHVNETTIPLILIALIPLIAGIILGVKLFTKINQKNFLTLTYILLLISGVSLLLK is encoded by the coding sequence ATGGCTTTAAGTTTAAATGAAATCCTATTTCTTGTTGTTGTCTTCCTTGCAAATACGATTGAATCAATGACTGGCTTTGCGGGAACCTTACTCGCAATGCCAGCATCGATGCAACTCATAGGAGTCGATGAAGCGAAGACCGTTTTAAATATGATGTCTTTGATTTGTTGTTTATGGGTTGCGATTGGGACCTACAAACATACTAATTGGAAAGAACTTATGAAGATCACTATTTTTATGTTAGTCGGTATGGCCATCGGAATTATGCTTTTTGACTATGCTCCTACGACCATTCTCTTAAAAGTATACGCAGTCTTAATCATAGCCGTTGCACTACAGAAGTTTTTACAAAAAAAAGTGATTCCTATACCGGAAATTGGGTTAATCATTATTCTAATCATGGCGGGGGCAATTCACGGCATGTTCTTATCTGGGGGTTCGCTATTAGTCATCTATGCAGCGACTGTCTTAAAAGATAAAAAAGAATTTCGGGCAACCCTAGCCCCATTGTGGGTCATTTTGGACAGTTTTATGTTTGTTAACCAAATACGCCTAGGACATGTAAATGAAACGACAATTCCACTCATCTTGATAGCACTCATTCCATTAATCGCGGGCATCATACTTGGCGTTAAGCTGTTTACAAAAATTAACCAGAAAAACTTTCTCACTCTAACCTATATCCTTTTACTAATTTCGGGCGTATCATTACTGTTAAAGTAA